AATCCGATCAAGGCGTGATCTCCCTGTTCATGAGTCGCCGACTCGGCACAATCGAGTGCCGTGCGGAAATGACACGCTTGTTGACCTCCACCGAAATCGAAGTCTCATGAAACGTCTGGACTGGCTGCAGCAATTGCGAAAGCAACTTTTCTCGGCGTTCTCCAGGCCGCACGGGCGTCGGCGGCATAAAATATCCACTGCGAAAGTGGTGCAGCGGCTTGAATGTCGCACGTTGCTCACGGCGGCGCCAGCGGGCAACTCCGTGCAGATTTCGCAGGATCCCAGTAACCCGCGACTGCAATTCAATCCAGACGTTGCGACCGACTCCAGTGGCGATTACATCGTGGCCTGGGACGGCTATTCCAAGACAGGAGTTCGAGGCGTCATCGCCCGGCGGTTCGATACGGACGGACATGCCTTCGGGGGGGAACTTGTGGTCTTCCGGGCACCGGCCGCGCAGCCCTTTTACCCGGAGATGACCGTGAAGGTGGCGATGGACGCCGCTGGCGATTTCGTCGCCGTCTGGACAGAAGGGACTCTTTCCGAATCACAGGGGATTTTCGCTCAGCGCTACAACTCCTCCGGCAGCAAGCAGGGAGATGTGATTCGGATTCAGGATGGGTCGATTCCAGATGTGGCGATGGATGCCGCCGGGGATTTCGTGCTGACCTGGAAATCCCAATCAAGCGACGGCACGAATACCGTCAAGATGCTCTCCGCGCGGGCCTATGACGTAACGGGCGTGCAGCACGGAGGAGACGTGCTTCTGGCCTCATCGACAACCGCGGCATTCACGACCCCAGTTGTCGCCATGAATGCCGGCGGCGAATTCGCGGTAGCCTGGGGGGAAGGATATACGACCTCCTACGACCACATCACGACGATTCAGTCTCGGATTTACGATCTCGATGTTGAACTGCTGAAGGCGCGCGATCCCTTCGTCAGCGGTGCGGAATTGCAAATGTCGTCGATCGCCATCGACTCGAATGGTGATGAGATCGTCGTCTGGAATAACGATACGCATCAGTACGGTTCGCAAGGCGAAGACGTGTACGCCCTGCTGTATCAGCCCGGTTCTGATCAGCCGTCTAATACCCGCGTCAACACCACGCGTCGAGGAGAAGTTCAGGGGCAGGTTGCGATGGATGATGCGCGTGACGTGACCGTGGTTTGGACCAGCGTCCGGCCGGGGCCCGATATTCTGGGACAACAGTTCCAATTGACCGGTAATGCCGGCGCGCGTCAGTTGACCCCCGTCGGCAAGGAACTGATGGTCAGCCAGGAACGGCAACAGCAATCACAGCCGTCCGTGGCGATGGACCCGCAAGGAGACTTCAGGGTAGCCTGGCTGTCATCTTACTATGGGAATGGAGATGGGTACGGTCACAATCTCTCGAACAAAGACTTCGCCCGTCGTTACGACAGCGATCTGACTCCTGACAATCTCTCGGTCTCATCGACTTCGATTGCGGAAAACAAGCCGATTGGAACCACCGTGGGCAGCCTGCACGCCCATGACCCCAATTCGGGCGTGACGTTGAGTTATGCGCTCGTTGCAGGAGAGGGGGCGACCGATAACGCCAGTTTCCAGATCAGCGGGGCGAAACTGCTGACTGCGGCCAGTTTCGACTTTGAAACCAAGTCCAGCTACTCGATCCGGATTCGAGTTACCGATTCTTACGGAATGGCCTATGAACAATCGTTCGTCATCAGCGTGACGAATGTGAACGATTCTCCGGTGATCGGCGGCTTCAGCGGAACCGCGTACTACTCCGCCGGGGGCGATCCGCTGGGAATTGCCCGTAGTGCCACGGTGACCGACGACTCAGCCGATTTTCACGGCGGGAAACTGACGGTCAAACTCACGACGAATGCGCAGGGAACGGATGTTCTGTCGATCGCGAGCCAAGGGATCGCGGCGGGACAAATCAGTACCTACAACGACAAGGTCCGCTACGCCGGCGTGGTGATCGGGACATTCACAGGCGGCACAAACAAGGTTGGCCTGTCGGTCTTACTCAATGCCAAGGCGACAGCCGAAGCGGTCCAGGCGCTCCTGCGCAGCATCACCTTTAGCAGCACGCTGGCGGATCCCACGACGCTCCCTCGAACAGTTCAGGCGATGCTGAGCGACGGGGACGGAGGCACAAGCAGTCCGGTCAGCAAAACGATTGCATTCGTGTGAAAAGCCAGCTGGC
This sequence is a window from Planctomicrobium piriforme. Protein-coding genes within it:
- a CDS encoding cadherin repeat domain-containing protein, encoding MKRLDWLQQLRKQLFSAFSRPHGRRRHKISTAKVVQRLECRTLLTAAPAGNSVQISQDPSNPRLQFNPDVATDSSGDYIVAWDGYSKTGVRGVIARRFDTDGHAFGGELVVFRAPAAQPFYPEMTVKVAMDAAGDFVAVWTEGTLSESQGIFAQRYNSSGSKQGDVIRIQDGSIPDVAMDAAGDFVLTWKSQSSDGTNTVKMLSARAYDVTGVQHGGDVLLASSTTAAFTTPVVAMNAGGEFAVAWGEGYTTSYDHITTIQSRIYDLDVELLKARDPFVSGAELQMSSIAIDSNGDEIVVWNNDTHQYGSQGEDVYALLYQPGSDQPSNTRVNTTRRGEVQGQVAMDDARDVTVVWTSVRPGPDILGQQFQLTGNAGARQLTPVGKELMVSQERQQQSQPSVAMDPQGDFRVAWLSSYYGNGDGYGHNLSNKDFARRYDSDLTPDNLSVSSTSIAENKPIGTTVGSLHAHDPNSGVTLSYALVAGEGATDNASFQISGAKLLTAASFDFETKSSYSIRIRVTDSYGMAYEQSFVISVTNVNDSPVIGGFSGTAYYSAGGDPLGIARSATVTDDSADFHGGKLTVKLTTNAQGTDVLSIASQGIAAGQISTYNDKVRYAGVVIGTFTGGTNKVGLSVLLNAKATAEAVQALLRSITFSSTLADPTTLPRTVQAMLSDGDGGTSSPVSKTIAFV